A window from Pangasianodon hypophthalmus isolate fPanHyp1 chromosome 4, fPanHyp1.pri, whole genome shotgun sequence encodes these proteins:
- the abcf2a gene encoding ATP-binding cassette sub-family F member 2a yields MPSDLAKKKAAKKKEAAKARQRPKKAEEVNGEGEKPESQENGVSEVNGVASLTKELDEFELKKTEARAVTGVLASHPNSTDVHISSLSLTFHGQELLSDTCLELNSGRRYGLIGLNGTGKSMLLSAISHREVPIPEHIDIYHLTREMAPSEKTALQCVMEVDEERIKLEKEAERLAHEDSECEKLMELYERLEELDADKAEMRASRILHGLGFTTAMQQKKLKDFSGGWRMRVALARALFLKPFMLLLDEPTNHLDLDACVWLEEELKEFKRILVLISHSQDFLNGVCTNIIHLHQRKLKYYTGNYDQYVKTREELEENQMKRFNWEQDQIAHMKNYIARFGHGSAKLARQAQSKEKTLQKMVASGLTERVVNDKTLSFYFPSCGKIPPPVIMVQNVSFRYSDNTPIIYKNLEFGIDLDTRVALVGPNGAGKSTLLKLLTGELLPTDGMIRKHSHVKIGRYHQHLTEQLDLDLSPLEYMMKCYPEIKEKEEMRKIIGRYGLTGKQQVSPIRNLSDGQKCRVCFAWLAWQNPHMLFLDEPTNHLDIETIDALAEAINDFEGGMMLVSHDFRLIQQVAQEIWVCEKQTITKWSQDILAYKEHLKAKIDKHI; encoded by the exons ATGCCGTCCGATTTGGCCAAGAAGAAGGCAGCGAAGAAGAAGGAGGCAGCCAAGGCCCGTCAGCGGCCCAAAAAAGCTGAAGAAGTGAACGGCGAGGGGGAGAAACCAGAGAGCCAAGAAAACGGTGTGTCTGAGGTCAATG GAGTAGCCAGTCTTACTaaggagctggatgagtttgAGCTGAAGAAGACAGAGGCACGTGCTGTTACAGGGGTGCTGGCATCTCATCCAAACAGCACAGATGTGCACATCAGCAGTCTCTCGCTAACTTTCCACGGGCAGGAACTGCTCAGCGATACCTGTCTGGAGCTCAACTCGGGTCGCCGCTACGGCCTCATCGGACTCAATGGAACAG GTAAATCTATGCTGCTGTCGGCCATCAGTCACAGAGAGGTGCCCATTCCAGAGCACATTGACATTTACCACTTGACACGCGAAATGGCTCCTAGTGAGAAGACggcactgcagtgtgtgatggaggtggACGAGGAGAGGATCAAGCtggagaaagaggcagagaggcTCGCTCACGAAGACT CTGAATGTGAGAAGCTGATGGAGCTGTATGAACGACTGGAGGAGCTGGATGCAGACAAGGCAGAGATGCGAGCGTCCCGTATCCTTCACGGCCTCGGCTTCACCACTGCAATGCAGCAGAAAAAGCTCAAAGACTTCAGTGGTGGCTGGAGGATGCGTGTTGCTCTTGCCAG AGCGCTGTTCCTCAAACCCTTCATGCTGCTCCTGGACGAGCCCACCAACCACTTGGACCTGGATGCATGCGTGTGGCTGGAGGAAGAATTAAAGGA ATTCAAACGAATTCTGGTTTTGATATCCCATTCTCAAGACTTCCTCAACGGCGTGTGCACCAACATCATCCACCTGCACCAGCGCAAGCTGAAATACTACACG GGTAATTATGACCAGTATGTGAAAACTAGAGAAGAATTGGAGGAGAACCAGATGAAACGCTTTAACTGGGAGCAGGACCAGATTGCACATATGAAG AATTATATAGCACGGTTCGGTCATGGCTCGGCCAAGCTGGCCCGGCAGGCACAGAGCAAAGAGAAAACGCTGCAGAAAATGGTCGCCTCAGGGCTGACTGAACGTGTAGTGAATGACAAG ACCCTGTCATTTTACTTTCCTTCCTGTGGGAAGATCCCTCCTCCAGTCATCATGGTTCAAAACGTCAGCTTCAGATATTCGGATAATACG ccgatcatttataaaaatctgGAGTTTGGAATTGACTTGGATACCAGAGTGGCCCTTGTGGGGCCCAACGGGGCTGGCAAATCCACACTACTGAAGCTGCTCACTGGGGAg CTACTCCCCACTGACGGCATGATCAGAAAGCACTCCCATGTCAAGATCGGCAGATATCACCAG CATCTGACAGAGCAGCTGGATCTGGACTTGTCCCCTCTGGAGTACATGATGAAGTGCTACCCAGAGatcaaagagaaagaggagatgAGGAAGATCATCGGACGCTACGGACTCACTGGCAAACAGCAG GTGAGTCCCATCAGGAATCTGTCAGACGGTCAGAAGTGCCGTGTGTGCTTTGCCTGGTTGGCCTGGCAGAACCCCCACATGCTCTTCCTGGACGAGCCTACCAATCACCTGGACATCGAGACCATCGACGCACTTGCTGAGGCCATTAATGACTTTGAAGGTGGAATGATGCTGGTCAGCCACGACTTCAGACTCATTCAGCAG GTAGCTCAGGAGATCTGGGTTTGTGAAAAACAGACCATCACCAAATGGAGTCAGGACATCTTGGCCTACAAAGAACATCTGAAAGCCAAAATCGATAAACATATATAA
- the faim2a gene encoding protein lifeguard 2a isoform X2, translated as MSLPASPPSYAEATAGDKQQAAGSLLNPDPGYANPYTSDTSTPFSDPSSNGNFDGLSGSHWEDKNVRRMFIRKVYCILMIQLTVTFSVVALFTFCKPVQQFIQYNRILYLASYMTFMGTYLVLVCSKSARRRYPTNMILLGIFTLAMSYMAGMLASFHNTKVVMLCVGITALVCLCITIFCFQSKVDFTSRHGLLFSLMMVLMFTGLLILSTAPFGYGTDFKTKEFTRSVFSVK; from the exons ATGAGTCTTCCAGCTTCCCCTCCGAGCTACGCCGAGGCTACAGCAGGAGATAAACAGCAAGCTGCTGGAAGTCTGCTCAATCCAG ATCCAGGGTACGCAAACCCATACACCTCAGATACATCCACACCCTTCTCTGATCCAAGCTCCAATGGCAATTTTGATGGCCTCAGTGGAAGCCACTGGGAGGACAAGAACGTCCGTCGCATGTTCATCAGAAAG gTATACTGCATCCTCATGATTCAGCTAACAGTGACTTTCAGTGTTGTAGCACTCTTTACTTTCTG taAGCCAGTGCAGCAGTTTATTCAGTACAATCGTATCCTGTATCTTGCCTCATA CATGACCTTCATGGGGACATATCTGGTGCTGGTGTGCAGTAAAAGTGCTCG ACGAAGATACCCAACCAACATGATCCTTCTTGGAATCTTT aCTTTGGCAATGTCCTACATGGCAGGCATGTTGGCTAG cttCCATAATACCAAAGTGGTGATGCTGTGTGTAGGTATAACCGCgttggtgtgtttgtgcatcACCATTTTCTGTTTCCAGTCCAAG GTTGATTTCACCTCTCGTCACGGTCTGCTCTTTTCCCTCATGATGGTGCTGATGTTCACCGGGCTGCTGATCCTCAGCACTGCACCATTTGGATAT GGGACAGACTTCAAGACAAAGGAGTTTACACGTTCTGTTTTCTCGGTAAAATGA
- the faim2a gene encoding protein lifeguard 2a isoform X1, giving the protein MSLPASPPSYAEATAGDKQQAAGSLLNPDPGYANPYTSDTSTPFSDPSSNGNFDGLSGSHWEDKNVRRMFIRKVYCILMIQLTVTFSVVALFTFCKPVQQFIQYNRILYLASYMTFMGTYLVLVCSKSARRRYPTNMILLGIFTLAMSYMAGMLASFHNTKVVMLCVGITALVCLCITIFCFQSKVDFTSRHGLLFSLMMVLMFTGLLILSTAPFGYIPWLQTAFAGLGALVFTLFLAFDMQLLMGDGRYSLSPEEHVFGALCLYMDIVYIYIFLLQLFWSRE; this is encoded by the exons ATGAGTCTTCCAGCTTCCCCTCCGAGCTACGCCGAGGCTACAGCAGGAGATAAACAGCAAGCTGCTGGAAGTCTGCTCAATCCAG ATCCAGGGTACGCAAACCCATACACCTCAGATACATCCACACCCTTCTCTGATCCAAGCTCCAATGGCAATTTTGATGGCCTCAGTGGAAGCCACTGGGAGGACAAGAACGTCCGTCGCATGTTCATCAGAAAG gTATACTGCATCCTCATGATTCAGCTAACAGTGACTTTCAGTGTTGTAGCACTCTTTACTTTCTG taAGCCAGTGCAGCAGTTTATTCAGTACAATCGTATCCTGTATCTTGCCTCATA CATGACCTTCATGGGGACATATCTGGTGCTGGTGTGCAGTAAAAGTGCTCG ACGAAGATACCCAACCAACATGATCCTTCTTGGAATCTTT aCTTTGGCAATGTCCTACATGGCAGGCATGTTGGCTAG cttCCATAATACCAAAGTGGTGATGCTGTGTGTAGGTATAACCGCgttggtgtgtttgtgcatcACCATTTTCTGTTTCCAGTCCAAG GTTGATTTCACCTCTCGTCACGGTCTGCTCTTTTCCCTCATGATGGTGCTGATGTTCACCGGGCTGCTGATCCTCAGCACTGCACCATTTGGATAT ATACCCTGGTTGCAGACTGCGTTTGCAGGACTGGGTGCTCTGGTTTTCACTCTG TTCTTGGCTTTTGACATGCAGCTGTTGATGGGTGATGGACGTTACTCACTGAGCCCTGAGGAGCATGTCTTTGGTGCCCTCTGTCTCTACATGGACATCGTCTACATCTACATCTTCCTACTGCAGCTTTTCTGGAGCCGTGAGTGA